The following are encoded together in the Pirellulales bacterium genome:
- a CDS encoding DUF2442 domain-containing protein — MYRPIEVRPLSGYRLYLRYDNGVEGEVDLSDFAGRGVFAVWNDRAAFEKVSIGPGGEIRWSDKVDLCPDALYMRVTGASPEDLFPQLVQERRESELNA; from the coding sequence ATGTATCGACCCATTGAAGTACGACCGCTGTCAGGCTATCGACTTTACCTGCGTTATGACAATGGCGTCGAGGGCGAAGTCGATCTTTCCGATTTTGCCGGCCGCGGGGTTTTTGCTGTGTGGAACGATCGAGCGGCGTTTGAGAAGGTGTCGATCGGCCCCGGCGGAGAGATTCGGTGGAGCGACAAAGTCGATCTTTGCCCGGATGCGTTGTACATGAGAGTGACCGGTGCATCGCCGGAAGACCTTTTTCCCCAGCTTGTGCAGGAAAGGCGCGAATCCGAGTTGAATGCCTGA